A single window of Triplophysa rosa linkage group LG20, Trosa_1v2, whole genome shotgun sequence DNA harbors:
- the znf831 gene encoding zinc finger protein 831, with amino-acid sequence MATSKQSFARAAEPQCSVSAQREEEMHVKAPLTTMYVHNGSAPGLQPYPQAQPRALQDATVVPVFLPRMCSNQPLPALTFHIASSTPLQQQRLSAPATSSRPKSTGKHVCPHCGKDCLKPSVLEKHLRCHTGERPYPCTTCGISFKTQSNLYKHKRTQAHARLSNESDKGTFSSQESTDISKDNRGSSSIEIHFEESADIKQSDEVFPTVSVTTECPSEGKTKSETGWPLHKAAVDGLSTTLQEKVHSLCATVQLSPDVKDNYACKNTNASSENGRGPLTPNRTPLQRQEALFSKPWESPTSRGKSQSHDSTDSGFSDICEHHLSSSPGSSLHDPSIESMPETTIEHQELDASQASSKMTPDDPKSKVSIQEKQKLEERISKLIYENSVLVEDKQLENVRPRKTVLSKQGSIDLPVPYTYKDSFHFEIRSSKHITSSQKQDKGGGAIYRSVPTQHSTSLEHAPLTRSSSLPFTVGGKHTDGAIITNLSRRCSAGHVYPSISTDQQAPCHRSLVRQAAVDCQPTSDGSSVDRTSISSLSSDGDSTDIATESSMKGNYRKKTRKFDYTKWHTYKGGTFRKLYNTDRDCSLKTKKTPPSIEPTEGIQISQPGDNASVSLNFTSCSVVCLSQTANMSLAQTPNQATSSYILLNSSPLEKKGESTQILTLQNDPKCSFTNFETINVNSTVAEREKLRIQSTDFHIPSERKKQRTGDDVHMLSMSHPRMGQVNANLHGLIGQPRLPNCAIAVPAQNVNVPNLHQQSSFTYQFSNPSQLLCKTPNPFFCLINMSGTSGNPSVSTSSLALPETKTSFPPKYQLKIPSPTDGVSGSSSTLEHNTSPNLSALGQSQCHPVNSLLSSKQCQAASKVTPFVESKQGTVCETSSVPVLSLSSSGQNHTNTLSKVLTQIQPTTPTFSFVSPTALPTVQHQISLLQSNCTRDVVENQSTGPVSSSHPQKTSDDIQSFKLLNTVSTVSGSADTTVKIDSSAKISPTVQNQPVFTFEKPPGFTEYTQSSVFESTLNSTVSKMATGDFQGSQSDAKVIQSHAQNTFYVRTADLQIVMQLISDEQLALIEPHIEKTDIRPAQSSVTSSICANQISLLQDAYKDNGTNVCVTQNMVNNDKMGQKSETIILKPCGFENACGLNFQNVKYSAEANTSLPCVSSWSHSQTQHISASVDNRTDPAGQFYDSHKISKNFQDSESVGFNFSTESSHHKQVAGDKPSELDLMDKTFLIKQDGKECYSVHSLDKINSSGPKVAFIQDQTSTDRKQELNIETTDCLKESNHTPIIKSTEPVEPNKTRQLMPVTLLRDAEGVQTVKTTQFGFYLADKTIPITTPMETPRMEKALISTIQPCQSKSCWAACSDAREMKECDTGKLKLGAQGNEASTQYEIQQSFGNYIDNFKAYSVVPNRTSNCIPGDSFKCEDVHVNLDTFTGHGEDGALKSLWFERDPGTENKESLHKESEDADEEKSDTKMADKNNTCQSCGNNDKQDKREEESSQTAAQAHRQISQEVINVSLNISNPTQHDKFNVPNNPAPSVCNIPSQTCQPQGQEGCYNYTRRDSEDGVFGKGTSPETSQRETASPGYALVSPSPGLGVAGFANQTCRHPLECPILVNANQKETLTRNVMTHWTCAKGTEVQVISPQNKLNSMTVSGSVLQHHCSASTTEAVNTSTTSSSCAGLMHSNPPHKTYNQITSNSQTDSKLFNSASNSYLEHEDSNSSSDDEQKLVIELE; translated from the exons ATGGCAACTAGCAAGCAGAGCTTTGCGAGAGCTGCCGAGCCTCAGTGTTCAGTGTCTGcacagagagaggaagagatgcACGTTAAGGCCCCTCTCACGACTATGTATGTCCACAACGGTTCTGCCCCTGGCCTGCAGCCATATCCTCAGGCTCAACCCCGGGCCTTGCAGGATGCAACGGTTGTTCCAGTGTTCCTGCCAAGGATGTGTAGCAACCAGCCTCTGCCCGCTCTGACATTCCATATAGCCAGCAGCACTCCTTTGCAGCAACAAAGGCTGAGTGCTCCAGCGACTTCATCCAGACCCAAGTCTACCGGAAAACATGTTTGTCCACACTGTGGCAAGGACTGTCTGAAGCCCAGCGTGCTCGAGAAACATCTTCGCTGCCACACAGGAGAGAGGCCGTATCCGTGTACCACCTGTGGCATTTCTTTCAAGACTCAGAGTAACCTCTACAAGCACAAGCGCACCCAGGCTCATGCCCGCCTCTCCAATGAATCTGACAAAGGTACTTTCAGCAGCCAGGAGAGCACGGATATTTCAAAGGACAACCGGGGCAGTTCATCCATAGAGATTCATTTTGAAGAGTCAGCTGATATAAAGCAGAGTGATGAAGTTTTTCCTACAGTGTCAGTGACGACAGAGTGCCCTTCGGAGGGTAAGACAAAGTCTGAGACAGGATGGCCATTACACAAGGCTGCAGTTGACGGATTGAGCACTACACTACAGGAAAAAGTCCATTCTTTATGCGCAACTGTGCAGTTATCGCCTGATGTAAAGGATAATTATGCTtgcaaaaacacaaatgcatcaAGTGAAAATGGACGAGGACCTCTGACACCAAATCGGACACCCCTTCAGAGGCAAGAAGCTTTATTTTCCAAGCCATGGGAGTCCCCGACATCCCGTGGAAAGTCTCAAAGCCACGACAGTACAGACTCTGGTTTTAGCGACATCTGCGAGCATCATTTATCCAGCAGTCCTGGCTCAAGTTTGCACGATCCTAGTATAGAATCAATGCCAGAAACCACCATTGAGCATCAAGAACTCGATGCCTCCCAGGCGTCCTCAAAGATGACTCCTGATGACCCCAAAAGCAAAGTATCTATTCAGGAGAAACAGAAGCTGGAAGAGCGAATTTCAAAGCTCATATATGAGAACAGTGTTTTGGTGGAGGATAAGCAACTGGAAAATGTGCGTCCAAGGAAGACGGTATTGTCGAAACAAGGAAGCATTGATCTTCCCGTGCCGTATACTTACAAAGACTCCTTCCATTTTGAAATAAGGAGCAGCAAACACATCACAAGctcacaaaaacaagacaaaggaGGTGGGGCTATTTACAGATCTGTGCCTACACAACACTCCACTAGCCTGGAGCATGCACCGTTAACACGAAGCAGTTCTTTACCTTTTACCGTGGGTGGCAAACACACTGATGGTGCCATTATTACAAATCTTAGCAGAAGATGTAGTGCAGGGCACGTTTACCCATCCATATCAACAGACCAACAAGCACCGTGTCATCGCTCACTAGTGAGACAGGCAGCGGTCGATTGTCAGCCTACTTCAGATGGATCCTCGGTCGACAGAACTAGCATCAGCAGCCTTAGTTCAGATGGAGACAGCACTGACATTGCAACAGAATCAAGTATGAAAGGAAACTACAGGAAGAAAACACGGAAGTTTGACTACACAAAATGGCACACTTACAAAGGGGGAACATTTAGGAAACTCTACAATACTGACAGAGACTGTTCTCTTAAGACCAAAAAGACTCCGCCTAGCATTGAGCCAACAGAGGGCATTCAAATTAGCCAACCAGGAGACAATGCGTCTGTGTCTCTGAACTTTACTTCCTGTTCTGTTGTGTGTCTTTCCCAAACTGCCAATATGTCATTAGCACAGACACCGAACCAGGCCACTTCTTcatacattcttctaaatagtTCACCTTTGGAGAAAAAGGGAGAATCtacacagattttaacattacagAATGATCCTAAATGCTCATTTACCAACTTTGAGACAATTAATGTCAATAGTACAGTTGCGGAAAGGGAAAAATTAAGAATACAAAGCACCGACTTCCACATCCCatcagagagaaagaaacagcGCACTGGAGATGATGTGCACATGCTCAGTATGTCACATCCTAGAATGGGACAGGTGAATGCAAATCTGCATGGTTTAATAGGTCAACCACGGCTGCCAAATTGTGCCATCGCAGTTCCGGCGCAAAACGTCAACGTGCCAAACCTCCACCAGCAGAGCAGCTTTACATATCAATTCTCAAATCCGAGTCAGTTGTTGTGTAAGACACCCAacccttttttttgtttgatcaATATGAGTGGGACATCTGGCAACCCATCTGTTTCTACCAGCAGCCTGGCTCTCCCTGAAACCAAGACCAGCTTTCCTCCCAAGTACCAGCTGAAGATTCCTTCTCCTACAGATGGAGTGTCGGGTTCAAGCTCCACTTTGGAACATAACACTTCTCCAAACCTTTCAGCTCTCGGTCAAAGCCAGTGTCATCCTGTGAACAGTTTACTGTCCTCCAAACAGTGTCAAGCTGCTTCAAAGGTTACACCGTTTGTCGAAAGTAAGCAAGGTACAGTGTGTGAAACAAGCTCAGTACCTGTGTTATCGCTTTCCTCCTCAGGGCAGAATCATACAAACACTTTATCCAAAGTACTGACACAGATTCAGCCTACAACGCCTACATTTTCATTCGTCTCACCTACTGCCCTCCCAACAGTGCAGCATCAGATATCTTTGTTACAGAGTAACTGCACAAGAGATGTGGTGGAAAACCAGTCAACGGGTCCTGTATCATCCTCGCATCCTCAAAAAACTTCAGATGACATTCAGTCATTTAAGTTACTGAACACAGTATCAACAGTTAGTGGATCTGCTGATACAACTGTAAAAATCGACTCTTCAGCAAAGATATCACCCACAGTCCAAAACCAGCCTGTTTTCACATTTGAAAAACCTCCCGGTTTTACAGAATATACACAATCCTCAGTATTTGAGAGTACTCTGAACAGCACTGTCTCTAAAATGGCCACTGGTGACTTTCAAGGCTCCCAGTCTGATGCAAAAGTGATTCAGTCACATGCTCAAAACACGTTTTACGTACGAACGGCAGATCTTCAGATTGTCATGCAGCTAATTTCAGACGAACAGTTAGCGCTAATAGAGCCTCATATTGAAAAAACAGATATCAGGCCAGCACAAAGTTCTGTGACATCTAGCATTTGTGCAAACCAGATATCTCTTTTACAGGATGCATACAAGGATAATGGGACCAATGTGTGTGTGACACAAAACATGGTAAATAATGACAAGATGGGCCAAAAATCTGAAACAATAATCTTAAAGCCTTGTGGATTTGAAAATGCTTGTGGTTTAAactttcaaaatgttaaatattcagCTGAGGCCAACACCAGCCTGCCATGCGTTTCATCTTGGTCACATTCACAGACACAACATATCTCAGCCTCAGTGGACAACAGGACAGATCCAGCAGGACAATTTTATGATTCGCATAAGATATCAAAGAACTTCCAAGACAGCGAATCTGTTGGGTTTAATTTCAGCACAGAGTCGTCGCATCACAAACAAGTTGCTGGTGACAAACCGAGTGAACTTGATTTAAtggacaaaacatttttgataaaacagGATGGCAAAGAGTGCTATTCGGTTCACAGCCTAGATAAAATCAACTCTTCTGGCCCCAAGGTGGCTTTCATCCAGGATCAAACATCTACAGACAGGAAACAAGAACTTAACATTGAAACAACAGATTGTTTAAAGGAGTCAAATCACACCCCAATTATAAAAAGTACTGAGCCAGTGGAGCCTAACAAAACAAGGCAACTCATGCCAGTCACATTGTTAAGAGATGCCGAAGGGGTTCAAACAGTGAAAACCACACAGTTCGGATTTTATTTAGCAGACAAAACGATCCCAATAACAACTCCCATGGAAACACCACGGATGGAAAAAGCGCTCATCTCCACAATACAACCATGCCAGAGCAAGTCGTGCTGGGCTGCATGTTCAGATGCAAGAGAAATGAAAGAATGTGACACAGGTAAGCTCAAGCTTGGAGCCCAGGGGAATGAAGCATCTACACAGTATGAAATCCAGCAATCCTTTGGGAATTATATAGACAATTTTAAAGCATACAGCGTGGTGCCAAACAGGACTTCAAACTGCATTCCTGGAGACAGCTTTAAATGTGAAGATGTCCATGTCAATCTGGATACATTTACAG GACATGGAGAGGATGGTGCTCTTAAAAGCTTGTGGTTTGAGAGGGATCCTGGGACTGAGAACAAAGAATCACTCCACAAGGAATCTGAGGATGCAGATGAGGAGAAATCAGACACAAAGATGGCAGATAAGAACAACACATGCCAGAGTTGTGGTAACAATGATAAACAAGACAAACGAGAG GAAGAGTCCAGTCAGACAGCAGCTCAAGCTCACCGTCAGATCTCCCAGGAAGTGATTAATGTGTCCCTCAACATTTCAAACCCGACTCAGCATGACAAATTCAACGTTCCAAACAATCCAGCACCATCTGTTTGCAACATCCCTTCACAGACCTGTCAACCTCAAGGTCAAGAGGGATGTTACAACTACACCAGGAGAGACAGCGAGGATGGAGTCTTTGGAAAAGGCACTTCTCCAGAGACCAGTCAAAGAGAGACAGCTTCTCCTGGATATGCGCTTGTTTCACCTTCTCCAGGTTTGGGTGTGGCAGGATTTGCCAATCAAACATGCAGACATCCGTTGGAATGTCCAATCTTGGTGAATGCCAACCAAAAGGAAACACTTACAAGGAATGTTATGACCCATTGGACCTGTGCAAAAGGCACTGAAGTCCAGGTGATCTCCCcacaaaacaaactgaataGCATGACTGTATCAGGCAGTGTATTGCAACACCACTGCAGTGCTTCAACGACTGAGGCGGTCAACACAAGTACAACTTCATCATCATGTGCCGGACTGATGCATTCCAACCCACCACATAAAACATACAACCAAATCACCAGTAACTCACAGACAGACTCAAAACTTTTCAATTCAGCCAGTAACAGTTACCTTGAACATGAGGACAGTAATAGCAGCAGTGACGATGAGCAAAAATTGGTCATTGAACTTGAGTAA